Proteins encoded within one genomic window of Ideonella dechloratans:
- a CDS encoding methyl-accepting chemotaxis protein, translating to MSLLDQLKNKFAARSASQDSDAAQAPAAAAAASTDADHEVDRLLEQIDQRLEQSAGAGDVPPPAAALPPDGDDPALSQLPPDVSTFGEESTGLPLIGRRPLYEQQRLLLTMVGAGAAVFVITGALSLGAANRQAGQLTATGQALMQSQRLAKSVSQALVGSPAAFPEVRESGQVLAHNLRGLAKGNADLSAVGGSTQDVLSPLLPLVDRAEKNAGVVLAQQTVLTQVGQALRLINRQSSDLLETAETVSSLKLQGNASPVEISAVGELVMLTQRIGKSANEFLTLEGVSPEAVFLLGKDLNSFREIADGLLRGNAELRLPGTKDAATRERLEQLISQYEETRAQATAILGNLQGLVAAREAQNAIVADSEPLRKGLEQVQRSLESSGGLSAGYLVALLVSAAAILAGGAGLLRLYVRNQALRAQQAEAQRVAAEEQEREAKRVNDANQAAILRLMNELQTVAEGDLTQQATVTEDITGAIADSVNYTVEELRSLVAQVQGTAARVTETTQQVEQTSTELLAASTEQLREIRETGESVLQMAVRINQVSAQAQQTAAVARQSLEAADSGRKAVADTIDGMNTLREQIQETSKRIKRLGESSQEIGEITELISDITEQTNVLALNAAIQAASAGEAGRGFSVVAEEVQRLAERSADATRQIAALVKTIQTDTQDAVAAMEQSTQGVVQNAQLSDAAGAALVEIDRVTRELSELIDGISNEARSEAESANVVAANIQHIFAVTEQTGEGTRSTAQMVHDLSRSADELRQTVDRFKIA from the coding sequence ATGAGCCTGCTCGATCAGTTGAAGAACAAGTTTGCCGCCCGTTCGGCCTCTCAAGACTCGGATGCCGCGCAGGCGCCTGCCGCAGCAGCGGCGGCCTCGACCGATGCCGACCACGAAGTCGACCGCCTACTCGAACAGATCGATCAGCGGCTGGAGCAGTCCGCGGGTGCGGGCGATGTCCCACCGCCGGCCGCGGCCCTGCCGCCGGACGGGGACGACCCCGCGCTGTCCCAGCTGCCGCCGGATGTCTCCACCTTCGGCGAGGAATCCACCGGCCTGCCCCTGATCGGGCGCCGCCCCCTGTACGAGCAGCAGCGGCTGCTGCTGACCATGGTCGGTGCGGGGGCTGCCGTGTTCGTGATCACCGGTGCGCTCTCGCTGGGCGCCGCCAACCGGCAGGCCGGTCAGCTGACCGCCACCGGCCAGGCCCTGATGCAGTCGCAGCGACTGGCCAAGTCGGTGTCCCAGGCCCTGGTGGGCAGTCCGGCGGCCTTCCCGGAAGTGCGTGAAAGCGGCCAGGTGCTGGCCCACAACCTGCGTGGCCTGGCCAAGGGCAATGCGGATCTCTCGGCCGTGGGTGGCAGCACACAGGATGTGCTCTCGCCGCTGCTGCCGCTGGTGGACCGCGCCGAGAAGAACGCCGGTGTGGTGCTGGCCCAGCAGACCGTGCTGACGCAGGTGGGTCAGGCGCTGCGCCTGATCAACCGCCAGTCCTCCGACCTGTTGGAAACCGCCGAGACCGTGTCCTCGCTGAAGCTGCAGGGCAATGCCTCGCCGGTGGAGATCTCCGCGGTGGGTGAGCTGGTGATGCTGACCCAGCGCATCGGCAAGAGCGCCAACGAATTCCTGACGCTGGAAGGCGTGAGCCCCGAGGCCGTGTTCCTGCTGGGCAAGGACCTGAACTCCTTCCGCGAGATCGCCGACGGCCTGCTGCGCGGCAATGCCGAGCTGCGCCTGCCCGGCACCAAGGACGCCGCCACCCGCGAGCGCCTGGAGCAGCTGATCTCCCAATACGAGGAGACCCGGGCGCAGGCCACCGCCATTCTGGGCAACCTGCAAGGCCTGGTGGCCGCGCGTGAGGCCCAGAACGCGATCGTGGCGGATTCCGAGCCCCTGCGAAAGGGCTTGGAACAGGTGCAGCGCAGCCTCGAGAGCAGCGGCGGCCTGAGTGCAGGCTATCTGGTGGCCTTGCTGGTCTCGGCGGCGGCCATCCTGGCCGGCGGTGCCGGTCTGCTGCGTCTGTACGTGCGCAACCAGGCCCTGCGCGCCCAGCAGGCCGAAGCCCAGCGGGTGGCGGCCGAGGAGCAGGAGCGTGAAGCCAAGCGCGTGAACGACGCCAACCAGGCGGCCATTCTGCGGCTGATGAACGAGCTGCAGACGGTGGCCGAGGGCGACCTGACCCAGCAGGCCACGGTGACCGAGGACATCACCGGCGCCATCGCCGACTCGGTGAACTACACGGTGGAAGAGCTGCGCTCCCTGGTGGCCCAGGTGCAGGGCACGGCGGCCCGGGTGACGGAAACCACTCAGCAGGTGGAGCAGACCTCCACCGAACTGCTGGCTGCGTCCACCGAACAGCTGCGCGAGATCCGCGAAACCGGCGAATCGGTGCTGCAGATGGCCGTGCGCATCAACCAGGTGTCCGCACAGGCGCAGCAGACGGCCGCGGTGGCCCGCCAGTCCCTGGAGGCGGCGGACTCCGGCCGCAAGGCGGTGGCCGACACCATCGACGGCATGAACACGCTGCGCGAGCAGATCCAGGAAACCTCCAAGCGCATCAAGCGGCTGGGCGAATCCTCGCAGGAGATCGGCGAAATCACCGAGCTGATTTCCGACATTACCGAACAGACCAACGTGCTGGCGCTGAACGCCGCCATCCAGGCCGCGTCCGCCGGCGAAGCGGGCCGGGGCTTCTCGGTGGTGGCCGAAGAAGTGCAGCGGCTGGCCGAACGCTCGGCCGATGCGACGCGGCAGATCGCGGCCCTGGTAAAGACCATTCAGACCGACACCCAGGACGCCGTGGCCGCCATGGAGCAGTCGACCCAGGGTGTGGTGCAGAACGCGCAGCTGTCCGACGCGGCCGGTGCGGCCCTGGTCGAGATCGACCGCGTGACGCGCGAACTGTCCGAGCTGATCGACGGCATCTCGAACGAAGCCCGCAGCGAAGCCGAGTCCGCCAACGTGGTGGCGGCCAACATCCAGCACATCTTCGCGGTGACCGAACAGACCGGTGAGGGCACGCGTTCGACCGCGCAAATGGTTCATGACCTGTCGCGATCTGCCGATGAACTGCGTCAAACGGTGGACCGTTTCAAGATTGCCTGA
- a CDS encoding chemotaxis protein CheW: MSNKEALRELQVRLANRLQAARERPREAGWLAVECAGAGLLLPLGQAGEIQSLRDVTPVPHAAPWLVGVANVRGQLNAVMDLAAFLGLRERGAGTRTGQLVVFNPGLRVNSALLIDRLVGLRDSEQLQRVTDDPGPRPAFAVRQWRDGQGRVWDELDLAALVQDPLFLEVAAG, translated from the coding sequence ATGTCCAACAAGGAAGCGCTGCGAGAACTCCAGGTCCGGCTGGCCAACCGACTGCAGGCGGCCCGGGAGCGGCCCCGCGAGGCCGGCTGGCTGGCCGTGGAGTGCGCCGGGGCAGGGTTGCTGCTGCCGCTGGGGCAGGCCGGCGAAATCCAGTCCCTGCGGGATGTGACGCCGGTGCCCCACGCGGCGCCCTGGCTGGTCGGCGTCGCGAACGTGCGCGGTCAGCTCAACGCGGTGATGGACCTCGCAGCCTTCCTGGGGCTGCGCGAACGGGGTGCCGGGACGCGCACCGGGCAGTTGGTCGTGTTCAACCCGGGTCTGCGGGTCAACTCGGCTCTGCTGATCGACCGCCTGGTGGGGCTGCGTGACAGCGAACAGCTGCAACGCGTGACCGATGACCCGGGCCCCCGCCCGGCCTTTGCCGTGCGCCAGTGGCGCGACGGCCAGGGCAGGGTCTGGGATGAATTGGATCTGGCGGCCCTGGTCCAGGATCCGCTCTTTCTTGAAGTGGCTGCGGGTTGA
- a CDS encoding response regulator, which yields MSIQNILLVDDSKTELHYLSEMLTKRGFSVRTAESGEEAMRRLSEAKPDLILMDVVMPGTNGFQLTRTITRDPRYADVPVIMCTSKNQETDRVWGLRQGARDYVVKPVDADDLMAKIQALG from the coding sequence ATGAGCATCCAGAACATTCTTCTCGTCGACGACTCGAAGACCGAGTTGCATTACCTGTCCGAGATGCTGACCAAGCGTGGTTTCAGCGTGCGGACGGCCGAAAGCGGTGAGGAGGCCATGCGCCGCCTGTCCGAGGCCAAACCGGACCTGATCCTGATGGACGTGGTGATGCCGGGCACCAACGGCTTCCAGCTGACCCGCACCATCACCCGCGACCCCCGTTACGCCGATGTGCCGGTGATCATGTGCACCAGCAAGAACCAGGAGACCGACCGGGTGTGGGGGCTGCGTCAAGGCGCCCGCGACTATGTGGTCAAGCCGGTCGATGCCGATGACCTGATGGCCAAGATCCAGGCCCTGGGCTGA
- a CDS encoding response regulator gives MGLTQTASPTTRVLVIDDSNTIRRSAEIFLRQGGYEVILAEDGFDALAKVNDFEPDLIFCDILMPRLDGYQTCAIIKRNPRFAQVPVIMLSSKDGVFDKARGRMVGSDDYLTKPFTKDQLLQAVAHFRALAVQR, from the coding sequence TTGGGTCTGACGCAAACTGCGTCGCCAACCACCCGGGTGCTGGTGATTGACGACAGCAACACCATCCGGCGCAGTGCAGAAATCTTTCTGCGCCAAGGTGGTTACGAAGTGATACTGGCCGAAGATGGTTTCGACGCCTTGGCCAAGGTCAATGATTTCGAACCGGACCTCATCTTCTGCGACATCCTGATGCCGCGGCTCGATGGCTACCAGACCTGCGCCATCATCAAGCGCAATCCCCGGTTTGCCCAGGTGCCGGTGATCATGCTGTCTTCCAAGGACGGCGTGTTCGACAAGGCTCGTGGCCGCATGGTCGGTTCCGACGATTACCTGACCAAGCCTTTCACCAAGGACCAGTTGCTGCAGGCGGTGGCGCACTTCCGTGCGCTGGCCGTGCAGCGGTGA
- a CDS encoding rubredoxin produces the protein MCLICGWIYDEAAGDPEHGIAPGTKWEDVPMNWTCPECGARKEDFEMVQI, from the coding sequence ATGTGCCTCATCTGCGGATGGATTTACGACGAGGCTGCCGGTGATCCCGAGCATGGCATTGCCCCGGGGACCAAATGGGAGGACGTGCCCATGAACTGGACCTGCCCCGAGTGCGGCGCACGCAAGGAAGATTTTGAGATGGTTCAGATCTGA
- the thiD gene encoding bifunctional hydroxymethylpyrimidine kinase/phosphomethylpyrimidine kinase: MNIESPSDASTPDGTAQDAGASPACVMSFNAGDPSGAGGVAGDIATIAAMGAHALPVVTTLLMRDTAEVFDQHLIEGDAVVEQARSILEDVTASAFKVGFLGSAENVSAVAEILSDYAELPLVSYLPNLSWLEEDEHQSYLDAFRELILPATEVLVGSHKTLTDFLLPEWESERPASPRELAVAAAEHGARYLLVTGVMLPAKAGQFIDNVLASAQGALTGEKFELFDVSFVGAGDTLSAALAALLAVGAEIQAATGEALQFLDQSLDAGFRPGMGHVIPDRFFWALPPEDEQAAEGAPEPNPPGPTPSFPDEPPAAPGGRRRVH; this comes from the coding sequence ATGAACATTGAATCCCCCTCCGACGCCTCCACCCCCGACGGCACCGCCCAGGATGCGGGCGCATCGCCCGCCTGCGTGATGAGCTTCAACGCCGGCGACCCCAGCGGCGCTGGCGGTGTGGCGGGTGACATCGCCACCATCGCGGCCATGGGCGCGCACGCCCTGCCGGTGGTGACCACCCTGCTGATGCGCGACACCGCCGAGGTCTTCGACCAGCACCTGATCGAAGGCGATGCGGTGGTGGAACAGGCCCGCAGCATCCTGGAGGACGTCACCGCCAGCGCCTTCAAGGTCGGCTTCCTGGGTTCCGCCGAGAACGTCAGCGCGGTGGCCGAGATCCTCTCGGACTACGCGGAGCTTCCGCTGGTGTCCTACCTGCCCAACCTGTCCTGGCTGGAGGAAGACGAGCACCAGAGCTACCTGGACGCCTTCCGCGAGCTGATCCTGCCGGCCACCGAGGTGCTGGTGGGCAGCCACAAGACGCTGACCGACTTCCTGCTGCCCGAGTGGGAGTCCGAGCGCCCGGCCTCGCCGCGCGAGCTGGCCGTGGCCGCCGCCGAACACGGCGCCCGCTACCTGCTGGTGACCGGCGTGATGCTGCCAGCCAAGGCGGGCCAGTTCATTGACAACGTGCTGGCCTCGGCCCAGGGCGCCCTGACCGGCGAGAAGTTCGAGCTCTTCGACGTCAGCTTCGTCGGCGCGGGTGACACCCTGTCGGCCGCGCTGGCCGCCCTGCTGGCCGTGGGCGCCGAGATCCAGGCCGCCACCGGCGAGGCCCTGCAGTTCCTGGACCAGAGCCTGGACGCCGGCTTCCGCCCCGGCATGGGCCACGTCATTCCCGACCGCTTCTTCTGGGCCCTGCCCCCGGAGGATGAACAAGCCGCCGAGGGCGCGCCCGAGCCGAATCCGCCCGGCCCCACCCCCAGCTTTCCCGATGAACCCCCTGCCGCGCCCGGAGGCCGCCGCCGTGTCCACTAA
- the hemL gene encoding glutamate-1-semialdehyde 2,1-aminomutase — translation MNPLPRPEAAAVSTNAQLFERAQQSIPGGVNSPVRAFRAVGGTPRFITRAEGAYIWDAEGQRYIDYIGSWGPMILGHGHPAVLEAVLAAARDGFSFGAPTEREVELAEAIIGLVPSIEQVRLVSSGTEAGMSAIRLARGATGRSKIIKFEGCYHGHADALLVKAGSGLATFGHPTSAGVPAEVVQHTLVLEYNNVEQIEAAFQAHGKDIACVMIEPIAGNMNFVRASVPFVKRIRELCDQHGALFIFDEVMTGFRVALGSAQSLYAKAIPGFTPDISVFGKVIGGGMPLAAFASSRRIMQNLAPLGPVYQAGTLSGNPVATACGLATLKEISKPGFHEALGAKTRRLMTGLKAAADAAGVPFSVDSEGGMFGFFFMPELPQNYQQVMTTDQARFNRFFHGMLERGVYLAPALYEAGFTSAALSDADLDATLAAAKDVLAQA, via the coding sequence ATGAACCCCCTGCCGCGCCCGGAGGCCGCCGCCGTGTCCACTAATGCCCAACTCTTCGAACGGGCCCAACAGTCCATCCCTGGCGGCGTGAACTCGCCGGTGCGCGCCTTCCGCGCCGTCGGCGGCACGCCCCGCTTCATCACCCGCGCCGAAGGCGCCTACATCTGGGACGCCGAGGGCCAGCGCTACATCGACTACATCGGCTCCTGGGGCCCGATGATCCTGGGCCATGGCCATCCGGCCGTGCTGGAAGCCGTGCTGGCCGCCGCCCGCGACGGCTTCAGCTTCGGCGCCCCGACCGAACGCGAGGTCGAGCTGGCCGAGGCCATCATCGGCCTGGTGCCCAGCATCGAACAGGTGCGTCTGGTGTCTTCCGGTACCGAGGCCGGCATGAGCGCCATCCGCCTGGCGCGCGGCGCCACCGGCCGCAGCAAGATCATCAAGTTCGAGGGCTGCTACCACGGCCATGCCGACGCCCTGCTGGTCAAGGCCGGCTCGGGCCTGGCCACCTTCGGCCACCCCACCAGCGCCGGCGTGCCAGCCGAGGTGGTGCAGCACACCCTGGTGCTCGAGTACAACAACGTCGAGCAGATCGAGGCCGCCTTCCAGGCCCATGGCAAGGACATCGCCTGCGTGATGATTGAGCCGATCGCCGGCAACATGAATTTCGTGCGTGCCAGCGTGCCCTTCGTCAAGCGCATCCGCGAGCTGTGCGACCAGCACGGCGCGCTGTTCATCTTCGACGAGGTGATGACCGGCTTCCGCGTGGCCCTGGGTTCGGCCCAGAGCCTGTATGCGAAGGCCATCCCCGGCTTCACGCCCGACATCTCGGTGTTCGGCAAGGTGATCGGCGGCGGCATGCCGCTGGCGGCCTTCGCCAGCAGCCGGCGCATCATGCAGAACCTGGCCCCGCTGGGCCCGGTCTACCAGGCCGGCACCCTGTCAGGCAACCCGGTGGCCACCGCCTGCGGTTTGGCCACCCTGAAGGAAATCTCCAAGCCCGGCTTCCACGAGGCCCTGGGCGCCAAGACCCGCCGCCTGATGACCGGTCTGAAGGCTGCGGCGGATGCCGCCGGCGTGCCCTTCAGTGTGGACAGCGAGGGCGGCATGTTCGGCTTCTTCTTCATGCCCGAGCTGCCGCAGAACTACCAGCAGGTCATGACCACCGACCAGGCCCGCTTCAACCGCTTCTTCCACGGCATGCTCGAGCGCGGCGTCTACCTGGCCCCGGCCCTGTACGAAGCCGGTTTCACCAGCGCCGCGCTGAGCGACGCCGACCTGGACGCCACCCTCGCCGCGGCCAAGGACGTCCTGGCCCAAGCATGA